The following are encoded in a window of Spea bombifrons isolate aSpeBom1 chromosome 2, aSpeBom1.2.pri, whole genome shotgun sequence genomic DNA:
- the LOC128474897 gene encoding DNA-directed RNA polymerase II subunit RPB11-a yields the protein MNAPPAFESFLLFEGEKKITITKDTKVPNACLFTINKEDHTIGNIIKSQLLKDPQVLFAGYKVPHPLEHKIIIRVQTTPDYSPQEAFTNAITDLISELSLLEERFRVAIKDKQEGIE from the exons ATGAATGCGCCACCGGCCTTCGAATCCTTTCTTCTGTTTGAAGGAGAGAAGAA GATAACAATTACAAAGGACACTAAAGTACCAAATGCATGTTTATTTACCATTAACAAAGAAGATCACACTATTGGAAACATCATTAAATC gCAACTGCTGAAGGATCCTCAGGTGTTGTTTGCTGGTTACAAAGTTCCGCATCCCCTGGagcataaaattattattagagTTCAGACAACCCCAGACTATAGTCCTCAAGAGGCCTTTACCAATGCAATCACTGACTTAATAAGTGAATTGTCCCTTCTCGAGGAAAGATTTAGG gtTGCCATCAAAGATAAACAAGAGGGAATTGAATGA
- the SYAP1 gene encoding synapse-associated protein 1, giving the protein MFKGLGSWLGLDPEPDAQGTGEVEQATDRGGEQADGSQDAEIKRSSGDEEDDVLVRQAKGLGNYLLNFASVATRKISDSVSETAQSIKKSVEEGKIDGIIDKTIIGDFQKEQEKFLNEKNTKKTEAAVPPWVGYNEEETIQQQILALSADRRNFLRDPPAGVHFNFDFDQMYPVALVMLQEDELLNRMRFDLVPKLVKEEVFWRNYFYRVSLIKQSAQLTALAARQPTGKTSGWQHDVDLEESVRPKTPPVAVSSQLKTQEDEEDISTSPEVSEFVSEAFDTSNLNQEDLRKEMEQLVLDKKDELDTAEEESEDWIKELQQVVQEYEVVSDSDKIKDENWDKEIEELLQES; this is encoded by the exons ATGTTTAAAGGTTTGGGTAGCTGGTTAGGACTAGACCCAGAACCGGACGCACAAGGCACCGGGGAGGTAGAACAGGCGACGGACAGAGGTGGAGAGCAGGCCGATGGGTCTCAGGACGCGGAGATCAAGCGCTCCAGCGGCGATGAAGAGGATGACGTGCTGGTCAGACAGGCGAAGGGACTCGGCA ATTATCTATTGAACTTTGCTTCAGTTGCTACAAGAAAGATATCCGATTCAGTTAGTGAAACCGCTCAGAGTATCAAGAAGTCAGTGGAAGAAGGCAAAATTGATGGAATCATCGACAAG ACGATCATTGGCGATTTCCAAAAAGAGCAAGAAAAGTTTTTGAATGAAAAGAATACCAAAAAaacag aAGCAGCAGTACCTCCTTGGGTTGGCTATAATGAAGAGGAAACCATTCAGCAGCAGATCCTGGCCTTATCAGCA GATCGGCGAAACTTTCTCAGGGATCCACCTGCTGGTGTCCATTTTAATTTCGATTTTGATCAGATGTACCCCGTGGCCCTTGTAATGCTACAGGAAGATGAACTGCTTAATCGGATGAGATTTGATCTTGTTCCAAAACT GGTAAAGGAAGAAGTCTTTTGGAGAAACTATTTCTATCGAGTTTCTCTGATTAAGCAATCTGCACAGCTCACTGCCCTAGCAGCCCGGCAGCCTACAGGGAAGACTAGTGGATGGCAACACGACGTTGACTTGGAAG AAAGTGTACGCCCAAAGACTCCACCAGTGGCTGTCAGTTCACAACTTAAAACTCAAGAg GACGAAGAGGACATTTCCACAAGCCCAGAAGTATCAGAATTTGTGAGCGAGGCTTTTGACACATCCAACCTTAACCAAGAGGACCTACGAAAGGAAATGGAGCAACTTGTTCTTGACAAAAAAGATGAACTTGACACAGCGGAAG AAGAGTCAGAAGATTGGATCAAGGAATTGCAGCAAGTGGTCCAGGAATATGAAGTTGTCTCAGACTCTGACAAAATTAAAGATGAGAACTGGGACAAAGAGATTGAGGAACTACTACAGGAGAGTTAA